A section of the Enterobacter sp. C2 genome encodes:
- a CDS encoding GNAT family N-acetyltransferase — protein MKILPLYDAPHFADQVTDWLWQAFGDTLSRDFFASVVAHSQQPEALPVTFIATEGGRLLGTVGLWRCDLISRQDLWPWLAALYVDEAARGQGLAGRLQQHVKDYARERGFTQLHLYSACRDFYERFGWHYIGDGLDYPATTVHLYRCAL, from the coding sequence GTGAAGATCCTGCCTCTGTACGACGCGCCGCACTTTGCGGACCAGGTAACCGACTGGCTGTGGCAGGCCTTTGGCGACACGCTGTCACGCGATTTTTTTGCCAGCGTGGTTGCCCACAGCCAGCAGCCTGAGGCGTTGCCTGTTACGTTTATTGCCACCGAAGGCGGGAGGCTGCTGGGCACGGTGGGGCTCTGGCGCTGCGATCTCATCAGCCGCCAGGATCTCTGGCCGTGGCTGGCGGCGCTGTATGTCGATGAGGCCGCGCGCGGGCAGGGGCTCGCGGGCAGGCTTCAGCAGCACGTGAAGGATTACGCCCGCGAAAGGGGTTTTACCCAGCTGCATCTCTACTCTGCCTGTCGCGATTTTTACGAGCGCTTTGGCTGGCACTATATCGGTGACGGGCTGGACTACCCGGCCACCACGGTGCATCTCTACCGCTGCGCGCTTTAG